The Humulus lupulus chromosome 7, drHumLupu1.1, whole genome shotgun sequence region TCTACCTGTTCAAAAGATTTGAACAGACTCTTGTTTGAGCATACATGCCgagtggcaccagtatcaatccaccactccattgggttggaattgactaggtttatctcagacaccatggctgatagatttattagatcaaacttaaagaaaattcttaggttagcctggaagggtaaaaaacccaaccattcgtggtctagcctctcgtagaatatttctattaagtatttatccagcctcaaatatctctactagataatttccaaagaatactagaagaagggtctagcccctgcctcagcagtctagtttctttgaaaatattcagttcccagaacttctttagtgagatttaagttcaaacgaacttttcgcaataacaatatctttcaatatatagatataggaatatcactaatagatatattcaaatattatatttaaacaataatctgTTTTAAGATTGTAGGAAAAACATATcgtatataatacttgaataaacgcaatatgataaatacaatatttatatatactaaattaaatatacataaatattataattataaataatacaatataaataacttataatatatataacaatattataattataaataacttataatacatataacaatataatattataattataaataacaatatataaataactataatataaatagcaattataattaatttacacaataattataaagaacaaaattaaaagccgaggcctgtgtaacacacagtttccttaaaacagattcgccgcctctacgaggtttcgacgtctatctcccaggatacaacggtgaacgacaaataactcaattacttcgccgaaccaaatatGCCCGAACTCTATTACACTAGAACAGATCTAAAAACTCTAAAGAGTagaaagaaaaaacaatattgaaaatatatatatcacaatCTTCAAAAGAAGAcaaatatatataagaataaGTTTTTTGGTGTAAATAAAGCTAAGGCCTAAGATCTCTATATATAGACTATTCTTGAGACAaacttttattcacaaaagatgtGGGACAAAAACCAAATTTGGTTTTTCCATTCAAATATCCAACACATTATAATTTTAGCATATATCTCatcaatttttgagaaattttgaaATAAGATTCAAATAGTTAGTTGTATGCGtgcttgttttctttttatatacatataaaatataCTGTTTGGACCCTATTTGTGGCACCggaaattatttagaatttatcGAAAACTGATAGAAAATCtactataactataatgtacaccgtcatataaaaatatttggattaccaaaaataaaaatgCTCCCATAAAAAACACGCAAAAGTGATACCTCCACCTAAAAATTccctatatatatttaaatactAGTGTTTCAGTATGTGTCAACATACCCCGTGAAGACGTTAACTGAAAAATAACATATTTAACTTAGTAAAATAATTTCATACTTACTATaatctaatttaaaaaaaaaagattactttttcctttttattaattgttgatgATTTGAAAATTTAACAAATAACTTAATTTCTAATAATTTATGTTAGCGAGTTCAATGATATAACATTAATATCAGCATGAATGTAGAAAGGAAAAAGACATTCTCTTAACTTCTTCAAAGGACAAAATAATTTAACCCACACAAAATAAAATGAcctaaatcacacataaaactaAAGTTATATGTGTTTTGTTATTTTAAGAAAAtaggattttattttaataacatGGTCAACTAAACAACACACATTATAATGAATTGCCTTCCAAGTAAATTCATATGACAAATAAAGGCTCATCAAGTCGCTTACAATGTTTGACCAACGAAAAATTATCATCCTTAataataattaaacacataaaatcattcaaaaaatTACAGATATTATTATTGAAAAATAATGAATGATCCACCAAATTACGAACCAATAAATCAACATCTACTTGAACAACACTTAAATCCAGATTTGAAAAGAATCTGTCCAAGTGTTGTCCAAAATAAGCATGCTGAGCGTGCACAAATAAACTATAAGCAGGTCGGTCCGAGTGGTGGGATCCTATAcataatttgttattttaaaaaatattatatataaaataatatttttcaaatttttgaagcTTTTATACATGTAAAAAAAATTGGGCCTCATTATGTGGGGGTCCTAAGCACAGACCTGACTCGCCGATGCCCATGACCGGGCCAGACTATAAGAGCGCATATCTCCATCAAACCGCTCACCATTGCTTGCTGAGATCCCATCATTCTACCCATCGAAGAAAGCTCCCCACCTCACCACCCTTGACAGACCCAAAGCTAGACTGATGGAGAGCCTATTGTTCCACCCATCAGACGGTAGGCCATTGAAGAAACGCTACAAAATCGAGTAGCTGAGAAAAGCCAAAGTTCGCTTTGCCGCACTAGCTGCAATGGCTACTAGTCCATTCGACTAGAACACTAGCGCGGTGCTTCAACCGAGGGGAAGACTGAGAATCTAAGTGTTTCTCTCGGGCGGCTTGCGACGATAAGAGAAACTAGGGCAACAATAAGCAATATAAACTTTTAGATACACTATATAAATAGTAATTCTCTTAATCATTTTGTATAGAAAATGACAACCACAAAAAGTGGAGCACGTGCTTAACATGGGTGGGGTTTGGGTGTGGATTTTAGATCATAGGAGGCCACTAACTTATCACTCATTGGTTTTAGCTCTTcaatatatactagatacaagcaacgttcacgtttgtttagttttatttatataatttattaattatttttattaaatttatattaatattatataaatttcaaataaatattatattttaattaaataatttatttatttttgtttaagtttatgtttgttctagtttttaaatttgagagtgacaacaagagattatatattatatgtttaatgtaataaatattaaatattatatgtgaattttaaatttaagtttcttgctagttttttttaaaaaaaaatttgttgctaattcacagtagattatattatatgtttaatataattattctaataaatgagtttaagtttaattaaattttaaaatatcatattttaatttgtttattattttaaaataattatcatggtaaaatatctcaaaaatatccaattttaatttgcctaattatttattattttaaaataattatcattgtaaaatatctcaaaattttcatattataatttttttaattattttattttatttaagtttaagggattacaaactaccgttaaatataagtatattctgttaaatataggaatattccgttaaagttaacattaaaaaaaataaaaaccgttaaaacaaaaaatttccgttatctacacacttattatatagaagatatatataggtgaattctcctataggggtttcattttaagccctaccagtaggactctcagtgttctcaacccatgaacagttttcgacgcgattttttttatgatcgtgtatattgtagttatttagagcatcctgcagattttcagaaaattccgaatagtttacagtaccgaaaactatgttcaaacatgttgttgcatgcgtgactaattttttttatgtgcgtggaaaacaacatgtttgaccctagttttcgatactgtaaactattcggaattttctgaaactttgcaggatgctctatatagctataatatacacgatcataaaaaaaagtcgcgccaaaaactattcacgggtcgagaaacactgagagccctaccaatAAATTTAAAGTGAAACCCCATAGAAGAATTGTCCTCCATATATATTTATGAATGAAACTAATTGCCCCTTGAAAAAGCTGCCCATTGAAAAAGCTTGTGGACGGGATCCAACAATAGtactcatatatatttatatataaaaagtacaAAACACTTAATaccaattttaagaaaaatacaaaacgcacattaataaattataatattaaagACCAAACAAAGACTATTGAAGTGATTACGTATCTCTCGTGTGTTTACTTCTATAGTTACTCATTTGTTGAGTGTGCCAGCTCTATAAAGCTATAACTTCTCTCTTCAAGTTATTTGCATGGTGGGACATATTTTATTAGCTATTTAGGAATTTTGTCCTAAATTATTACTTATACATTATCGTGCTCTTGATTTTTTTGGACAGTTAAAAATTCTCTCCGAACTATTCACAGTATTGTAAAGTGAAACTTCTGTTCAATTTTGTTCAATGTGGCTAACGATATATTAACGTGACTCTTTACTTGCTGATGTGTCTTAGTCATGTCAGCGTCACATGTataaatatttcttttaaatttattaatttttgataaaaaaaaagtttttttaatatatttattaaaaaaattaataaaaaaaaataatatgacatatcataatatatattaaactaaatatttaaatttaattatttttataactaattatatatatattatgattaatgaaaatgTTTGAAATTCGAAGAATATAAGATTACCCTCTCTTACATAAATCTCATTATCACTATCTTATAATTCcatcttttttattaaaaataaaaatacctTATACCAAACAACCTctaaattttacacataaatcTCGAAATTACATTTTTCTTATAAATATTAACTCATACCAAACAACTTCTAAATTTTTCAGTTTTTCAGTTTTTCAGTGTTAATAAACTTTGATTACGTGGCAACAATGTCAATTGACATATGGGTGGTGAAAATAATTCATTCAATCCACGTGCCTCTAATATTTTTGGTAATTgtcagaaaaaagaaaaaggtaaTATTTTTGGTACATACAATCTTGATGAAAGCCATACATTATTACACGTCAAAATAAGTTGTTACACGTCACCACAAGGAGGAGAAGATGAGTAATACACTTGTCTAGGCATAAAAGAGGACAATTGtcagggcattttggtaattatATATCACAATAGCTAAGACAAAAAAGTAATGACACATGCAGTCAAAATATGCAcctaaacattacacacagtgacgtaTCACTTCTTTTTAAAACAGTTGGGGCCTGttttaagagtaatgatatgttcACAAAAAATATGCAaccaaatattacacacagtgacgtgtcactgctttttaaaacagtatatcacaattttaataaatgtgattggctaagcaaaactgccacatcactgtgtgtaatgtttgagtgtatattttagGTGCACATATTATTGACTAGCCTAAACTGACACATCACTGTTCataatatttttgtgtatattttaagTGGAAGTATCGTTACTCAAGACAAAAACATCTAAGTGTACAAATACTAGTACTTCTACGTGTGTGAGAGTTGTGTGAGAATCTTTTGGTTTTGGCTTTGAAAACCCAAAAGGGCCAAAAGCTCTTTCTCCTCTCTTTTCAGTTTTCaccatcatcttcttcttcacctTTAAATATCACTATCTCACCCCACTAACCACACCAAAAAAATTACACTTTTGGCCTCACAGAATCTCTCTCCTTAAAAGTTCTTTCAAGGTAataaacctctctctctctctctctagctatGTTTAGATTTGCATTTTCTATTGATATTTTACATATTAGATATCTatgaaatgcatgcatattgtTTTTAAGtgggattttgtatttttttaatattttatgctGTTTTTATAGTTTgatttttatgtatgtatgtatttatATTTCTGGGTTTTGATTGCAATGCAGCTctgtttttttatttcattattgTAAATTTAATTAGATGTTACTGGATCTGAGGTTGAGATGAACACTAACAAATGAAACTGCCATttttgttttctgaatctttttttttctttcctattTAAAGAAAAGAGGATTCTAGCCCTTTTTATTTTAGGAAACGACAGCCaatattattcttattatttatCATAAGAGTTTGATGATTTTGCATAATTTTCTGCATTTTGTTCCACTCCATGTAAAAAACGACAACTTCCATTAAAAACGATATATTTTCTTGAAAACGACAATAATCTTGAAAACGACAAATTTCCATAAAAACGACAATAATCAGAGGAGAAAATCAAATGATGCTATTCTTTTCTTGATTTGCCTAATCATCAAATTAAATTAATGCTTAGGCAACGTGTAGAACTCGATTACTTATCAAGTTCATGTTTGATgttcacataaaaaaaataaaaaaataaactataAATCCTGCATTTTAAATTTGGAAATGTAATTTTCAAATGcctatttatataaattttttttaatattttaattgtttcattTCATTATCATTTGGTGATTCAATTTACGTATTGCCATTATTTTATTTTGCTTGCATGGTTACTTGCAAcatataaacaattttttttgGTCTCTGGCCAACTAAAAATAGTATCCGATTAAAAacaattatattatgtgattatTGTCCAAATATATATTCTTAAATTACATACAAATGTATTACCAATCCAAATATAGGGGTGTAAATTTAGAGAACAAACTAGTCCACTtgcaattattttttttaaataaaaagccCTAATAAGGGAAATTTCACGTTCTCATACATGATTTGAAAATTGTCCACCACTGCCTGTCTTTTATGTGGTTTACACCTCTCTGTCATTATCTTTttgctttaatatatatatatatatatatgagaatttaATGTTTTGGTatctatatttttatatttttgcaaattattattttagtatttatgattttaataatacttatatggtagtctgtattttaaaattatatatatttgatatctTAGATGATAAAATTTTGTtattacaaaattatatatatttgataccTTATATtcagatttaatagataaaattttgtcaggTATTATATATGTGGATACTAAAAAGTATAGAATAAAACATTATTGAAATCAGAAAGTGAAATGGTTATATTTGGTTATTATAATTGTAGATTTTCTATTTGGACATATGCAGGACCTGGATACTGTACATCTGGCCAATCTTTTATGTGGTTTAGACCACTTTATCATTGCTTTTTTGCTTGGTCATAATTACTAGTCAAGTGTGctgtatcttcttcttcttcttcttctgtatACACACACACTTAAATAATGCAGTTGTTTTAGCTCAGTTTGAGTAGTCTAACAGTTCACtgtttaatttttcttcttcttaaggAACAAGCACAATGGGAGCTGGTGGCCGAATGCCCGAGTCGAACACCAAGTTATTAGAAGGTAGAAAAAAGAGCCCAATTGAGCGAGTGCCACACGCCACACCACCATTCACACTAAGCCAAATCAAGAAAGCCATTCCACCCCATTGCTTCAAGCGCTCTCTTCTCCGCTCCTTCTCTTATGTCCTTCGCGACCTCTTCTTCGCCACCTTGTTCTGCTACGTAGCCACCTCTTACTTCCACCTTCTCCCCCACCCACTCTCCTACTTGGCCTGGCCCCTTTACTGGATCTTCCAAGGCTGCACTGTGTTCGCTTTTGGGCTCATCGGCCACGATTGTGGTCACCACGCCTTTAGTGACCGCAAATGGGTGGATGACACGGTTGGTTTCGTCATCCACTCCACTATTCTTCTCCCATACTTCTCGTTTAAGTACAGTCACCGCCGCCACCACTCGAACACCGGCTCCATCGAGCACGACGAAGCGTTTGTTCCAAAGACGAAAACCCAAATGCCGTGGTTCTCAAAATACTTGAACAATCCACTTGGGAGAGTCCTGACCATTGGTTTTATACTGACCACTGGTTTTCCTCTGTACTTGGCTTGTAATATATTAGGCAGACCATATGACCGTTTCGCTTGTCATTATGATCCTTACTCTCCAATCTACTCCAACAGCGAAAGACTTCAGATATTCATCTCTGATGTAGGAGTTTTCATCACCACTTTCGTGTTGTACAAACTCGTTTTAGCCAAAGGGTTGAGTTGGGTTATGTGCGTGTATGGGGTGCCATTGCTGGTAGTGAGTGGGCTCCTTGTTTTGACCACTTACTTGCAGCACACTCACCCTGCGCTGCCGCACTATGACTCGTCCGAGTGGGACTGGTTGAGAGGAGCATTGTCTACGGTTGACCGAGACTATGGAGTTCTCAATAGGGTTTTTCATAACCTTACAAACACTCATGTGGTGCACCATTTATTCCCCACAATACCACATTACAATGCAGTGGAAGCAACCAAAGCTGTGAAGTCAGTATTGGGAGAGTACTACCATTTTGATGAGACCCCAATAATTAGGGCTGTGTGGAGAGAGGCCAAGGAGTGTATCTATGTTGAGTCAGATGATGAGTCTACTAAAACAGGTGTTTTTTGGTATAAGAACAAGCTTTGATCAAATCAACTGTGGTAGGAGAATTAGTGTTGGTGTTGGTGTTCATCTCTGCTCTGATGTGAATGTGTGTAATATGTTTAAGATGAGAATAAGACTCTTCTCTCTTTGAAAATGGAGAGTAGTGCTAGTGGGTATGCTTAGGTGTTGATTTGATGTGTCTTTTGCCATGTAATGAACCTTGTTTTAGTTTAAATTTGTGTTAAGCGTTTCTGTTTTTGGAGCATCTACAATGACTATATTgccaaaagaaaattaaaatattaatagttttgTATTCTCTTTCATCAATCtaatcaaaaatatttttattaaaataaaaacaaattaagTAACGTTGCCAATTTTTGGCGCTCTCTCTTAACAATAATCTGACTTTGGGACTACTTTTTTTAGTTGGGACCCATAACAACTATGTCAACCTTTCTAACTTGATCTTAATGGGATATTGGCTTGATGTGATGTGTGCTATGTTTCATTATTGTACGGTTcctaaatttggaaaattgggaTATGGCCAAATGGAGTAGTACATAAGAATCTTAATcgaatcattatatttaaattatatcATATATCTaatgtgtatatatacatatcatgTGATATCTCGTACGTAgtgttatattaaatattaatataataataatattttataatatttaaatctatattaatataattcataaagggaaatttcactttttatctctaataatacctaatattaccaaaaaatcccaacattaataatattttcaaattaatgctaaGCTTTTCCCTCCTACCGAAAATACCCTTCCCATTCaatctcagccttctctctctcagtctcggtttctctctctttcaGTCTCACAAAAATCCCCCAAAAACCATCGAACCCCCACCTCCGTCGAGCCGTCGAGCCGCCATCTCCGTCGAGTCGTCGAGCCCGCATCTCCGTCGAGCTCCCACCTTCTCCGTCGAGCCCCCACCTTCTCCCATTTCTCCGGCGATCTCGAGCCCACTGCAAACTCCCATTTTTCTGTCAAACCCGAGACCCACGGAGcatatttccttcaaagtttaaaaaactaaggtaaaatcttgaacccaagtccatatttgctttatatcgttgttgaatctgtgatttgtggaatgggttgtccgattttgtgggaaattttttctgggtttgaaccagtggctcgataggttcgattatggttcgatagtaggctcgataaggtagtttgaacagttcgatgatggatcgattatggctcgatatgagctcgacatGAGCTCGATAAGAGCTCGGTAGGATATGTTGAACAATATTacaagggctcgataggttcgataatggttcgatatgagactagactgtagctcgatggttatttatctagacagacagatttttcatagctcgataggttcgataatggttcgatatgagactagactgtagctcgatggttatttatctagacagacagatttttcttagctcgataggctcgatgctggctcgataggctcgataaatttaggttgttgatatttctcgatggaactcgatagtttttcgatagtgctcgatagggtatgtttcagctcgatgatagctcgatagagatcgatagagctcgatgacaacttatttcagtgtttttttgaaatttttttttattctgttttcttacaaaaaaaatttcatgtgttgttacagatgcctaagttgcttgttccgttcagtgatcactttcctgatcgagtgacatatcggggtagtagtactttaaatcacatcaagaccaggtttttggagctcgggctgcttgaaagggctaaggaatccccttttaagcaattctttttggcttcggagtttaatttctccggagtcttggtgcatcaactgttgctgaggaaaatcgccagcaacaacgaagatgaggtgcattttttcttggggtcgaagtcttgtagattcggcatgggagagtttgccctggtgacggggttggatttcagtgccttcccatcaccagaagagttggaagggcgtaatctcagcgatcggttgataaaggagtatttcaacgatgctgagaaagtaaagctgtcacaggtggaccatgctttcaagacttgtacggttgtggaagatgtgtacaagcttggtctatgtctgtttgttgagggggttctgaatgccattgagggaaaactgcacatttggcgagatattctaaaaattgttgagaatgtagagtacttcttcagctatccatgggggaagtactc contains the following coding sequences:
- the LOC133790293 gene encoding delta(12)-acyl-lipid-desaturase-like, whose translation is MGAGGRMPESNTKLLEGRKKSPIERVPHATPPFTLSQIKKAIPPHCFKRSLLRSFSYVLRDLFFATLFCYVATSYFHLLPHPLSYLAWPLYWIFQGCTVFAFGLIGHDCGHHAFSDRKWVDDTVGFVIHSTILLPYFSFKYSHRRHHSNTGSIEHDEAFVPKTKTQMPWFSKYLNNPLGRVLTIGFILTTGFPLYLACNILGRPYDRFACHYDPYSPIYSNSERLQIFISDVGVFITTFVLYKLVLAKGLSWVMCVYGVPLLVVSGLLVLTTYLQHTHPALPHYDSSEWDWLRGALSTVDRDYGVLNRVFHNLTNTHVVHHLFPTIPHYNAVEATKAVKSVLGEYYHFDETPIIRAVWREAKECIYVESDDESTKTGVFWYKNKL